The genomic region TCGACGCGGGCTCGCGCTTCTTCACCGCCGTGCCTCCGCCTCTTCCTCTTCGAGGAGCACCAGGTCGTTCCGGTGCACCACCTCGTCGAGGTACTTATAGCCGAGCGCCCGCTCGATCTCGCCCGATTTCAGGCCCGCGATCCGGCGCACCTCGTCGGCGCCGTAGCCGGCGAGCCCGCGGGCGAAGGGGCGGCCGTCGCGGACGGCGATGTCCACCGGATCGCCCACGCGGAAGTGGCCCGCCACCGCCTTCACGCCGGAGGGGAGCAGGCTCTTGCCCCGCTGCTCGAGCGCGCGGCGGGCGCCGTCGTCCACCAGCAGCACGCCGCGCCCCTTGGCCGCCGAGAGGAGCCAGCCCTTGCGCCGGGAGAGCTGCTCCACCGCCGGGGTGAAGAAGGTGCCCACCGGCTCGCCGGCGAGGAGCGCCGCGAGCGCGCCCGGCGCGCGGCCGGAGAGGAGCGCGGTGGCGGTGCCCTGCGAGGCGAGCCGCTTCGCCGCCTTCACCTTGGTGATCATCCCGCCGGTGCTCCGCTCGGTGCCCGCCCCGCCCGCCATCCGCTCCACCTCGGCGGTGATGCGCGGCACGTCGCGCAGCGCCCGCGCCCCCGGCTCGCGCGGGTCGCGGTCGTACATGGCGTCCACGTCGGTGAGCATGACCACCAGGTCGGCCTCGACGCAGGTGGCGACCAGGCCGGCCAGCGAATCGTTGTCGCCCACCTTGATCTCCTCCACCGCCACGGTGTCGTTCTCGTTGACCACCGGCAGCACGCCCAGCTCGAGGAGCCGGCTGAAGGTGCGGCGCGCGTTGAGGAAGCGCTTGCGGCTCGCGAGGTCGTCGGCGGTGAGGAGCACCTGCGCCACCTGGAGGCCGTGCGGGGCGAGCGCCTCGCGCCAGGCGCGCATGAGGTGCGGCTGGCCGGCCGCGGCGCAGGCCTGCTTGGTGGCCATGTCCCAGGGCTTGCCCTTGGTGCGGACGAGCCCGAGCTCCCGCGCGCCGAAGGCGATGGCCGCCGAGGAGACCAGCACCACCGGCCGCGCCCGCGCCGCGTGGGCCAGCTCCGCCCCGAGCCGGGCGCAGTTCTGCCGGTCGAACCCGCCGTCCGGGGTGGTGAGCGTGCCGGTGCCGACCTTCACCACGAGCCGCTTCGTCTTCGAGAGCTGGGACCGCTGCACCCGCCGCACTCTAGACGACCCCTCGGGATTCCGGAACTGCCCTCCCCCCGGCGCCCCGCACGCGCCGCGGGCCTCAGCCCCCGTCGATCGCCTGCCGCACCCGCGCGGCCAGGTCGGCCGCCGTGAACGGCTTCTGCAGGAACCCCACCGCGTCGCCGTCGTCCTCCACGCCGTGCCGGCCGATCACGTCGCTCGCGTACCCCGACATGAAGAGCACCTTGAGGCCGGGGCGCCGCTCCCGGAGCCGCTCGTAGAGCTCGCGCCCGTTCATCCTCGGCATCACCACGTCGGTGAGGAGCAGATCCACCGGGGTGGCGCCGTCTCCCATCCGGGCGAGGCACTCCTCGCCGCCCTCGGCCGTCCGCACCTGGTAGCCGAACCCGCGCAGGAGGCGGCTCACCAGGGACCGGACGATCGGGTCGTCCTCCACCACCAGCACCACCTCCGTCCCGCGGCCGGCCGCGCGCGCGCAGGCGGGCGGGGCGGCGGGCACGGGCTCCTCGGCCACCCGCGGCAGGTGGACCCGGAAGACCGTCCCCTCCCCCCGGGCCGACTGCACCGTGATCGAGCCGCCGTGCTGCTCCACGATGCCGTAGACCGTCGAGAGCCCGAGGCCGGTCCCGCGCCCCAGCTCCTTGGTGGTGAAGAAGGGCTCGAAGACGTGCTCGAGCGTGCGCGGGTCCATGCCGGCGCCGGTGTCGCTCACCCGGAGCAGCACCCAGGCGCCCTCGCCGGGGGGCTGGTCGGCGCCGGCGAGCGCGTCGCCGGGCCCCACGTCCCGCGCCTCGATCTGGAGGCGGCCGCCCTCGGGCATCGCGTCCTGGGCGTTGATGGCGAGGTTGAGGAGCACCTGCTCGAGCTGCCCGGGATCGGCCCGCACCTTGCCGAGCTGGTCCGGCAGCGCGACCTCGATCTGCACGCTCTCGCGGATGGTCCGGCGCAGCATGCGCTCGGCGCCGCGGACGAGCTCGCGCAGGTCGAGCACCCGCGGCTCGATCACCTGCTTGCGGCTGAAGGTGAGGAGGCGGCGGGTGAGGTCCTTGGCCCGCCCGGCGGCGTCCTGGATCGCCGTCACCATCTCGCGGTCGGGGTGCTCCGCCGGCATCGCCTCGAGGAGCAGCGGCGCGTACCCGAGGATCGGCGTGAGCAGGTTGTTGAAGTCGTGGGCCACCCCGCCGGCGAGCAGCCCGACCGTCTCCATCTTCTGCGACTGCCGGAGCCGCTCCTCGAGCCGGCGGGCCTCGGTCACGTCGCGGATGATGCCGACGATGAAGATGTCGCCGCGCTCGTCGGCGTAGAGGGTCTTCTTGGTGACGATGACGTGGGTCTCGCCGTCGGCCGAGGTGAGCTGCTCCTCGTTGACGTTCTCCTCGCCGGTCGTGAAGACCAGCTCGTCCTTCTCCCAGAAGACGTCCACCTCCGCCTTGGGCAGGAAGTCGTAGTCGGTCCGCCCGAGGATGTCGGCGCGGTCGCGCCCCAGGAGCCGGCTCAGCGCGTCGTTGACCAGCACGAGGCGGTGCTGGCGATCCTTCACGAAGACCGGGTCGGCGACCGCGTCCACGATCTTCTCCAGGTAGCGGCTCGACTGCGCCAGCTTGGCCTCGGCGTGCACCAGCCGGGAGCTGCGCTCCTGCGCGTGGCGCTGCAGCTCGTCGCGCGCCCGCTGGAGGTCGCCGGCGGTGGCCTGCAGCTCGCGGTTGCGGGCCTCCAGGCTCCCGAGCGCGCGGCGGAGCTGGCCCACGAGCTGGTCCGGCGAGAGGCGCGACGCCGGGAGGATCCGGCCGCGCGAGATCAGGAGGGCCTCCATCCAGGCCGGCCAGACGAGCCGGCTCTCGCCCAGCGAGGGCAGCGCCTGGACCAGCGCCTCCATCCCGGTGATCCCCTGCTCCACCAGGAGCTCCCGGGTCACGAGGCGCGGCTCCAGCAGCAGGTGCCTCTCCACGGGCGCGCCGGCGAGGAGCGCGGCGGCGGCCCGCACCGCGAGGCGCCCGATGGCGCGGGCGTCGGTCGCCGCGGTGGCCACCCAGGGAGAGCCGGGCTCGCGCATGCGCCGGATGTCGCGGTCGGCGACGTCCACCGAGTAGACGCGCACCTTCCCGCGCAGCCCCGCCCGCTCGACGGCGCGGACGGCGCCCTCGGCGAACTCGTCCCACAGGGCCAGGATCGCGGTGGTCTCGGGGTGCGCCCGCAGGGCCTGCCCGACCCGCGCCTCGGCGTCGGCGGCGGCGTTCGCGGCGTTCGCCTCGATCCGGGCCACCTCCCGCAGGCCGGGGTGGCGCCAGCGATGCGCCTCCCAGGCCCGCTCGCGCCGCGCGAGGGGCGCGAAGCCGTCGGCGGTGACGTGGATCACCGCCGCCCGGCCCGCGGTGTCCTGCGCGAGCCGGGTGCAGATGACATGACCGATCAGGAAGTCGTCCTGCTCGACCTCGGGGACCTCGGGATGGTCGATGGCGGTGTCGAAGGCGACCACCCGCACCCCCTGCGCCAGCACCTCCTCGACCGCGCTTCGCAGGCGCTCTCCCTGCCCGTGATCCACGACCAGCGCCTGCGCCCCGCCCCGCGCCGCCGCCCGGACGAGGTCCGGCAGCGCGCCCGGGTCGCCGCGGGCGTCCCAGGTGACGAGCTCGATGCCGAGGTCGTCCGCCATCTCCTCGGCCCCACGGCGGTACCGCTCGAGGAAGCTGCCCTCGCTCACGCCGCGCACCAGCGCCACCCGCGGACGCGGGCCGGCGCCGCCGAACGGGCGGGGGATCGGGCAGGGGGTGAGCGCTTCCATCCAGGGGCCTCGGATCGTGAGGCTCGGACCGGGAGCGAAGAGCGTGCCAGCCCTCCCCCGAAGTAGGGCCTGTGTTTTTCTCTCCGTGTGCCTGGGTCGTTACGCACCCGGGTCCGTCTAAACTCGGCGCGCGGACGGTCGCGCCCGCGGCATCGGCCGGACCCTGCGTCGCGCCCCGGGCGGACCCTGCGTGCTAGCATCCCGGGCTCGGGGGGGGGGAGCTCATGCACACCTGGCGCCGCGCGCTCGCGGCCGCATCGATCGCGATCTCGACGTGGGCCGGCGTCGCGGCGGCGGCCGCCCAGCCTCCGCTGCCGCCCGTGCCGTACGGCGGTCACTTCGCCCCCTTCCCGACCGGGCTGCGGGCGCTCGCGTACCAGTTCAAGGGGCTGGGGGTATCCTCCTTCACGGCCTCGTACGTGGGCGGCTCCGCCGACGATCCTCCTGGAAAGGAGGGGCTCGCGGCGCTGGCGGTGCGGCTGGTCGAGCGCGGCGCGGGCGGCGCGCGGACCTACCAGCAGCGGATGTTCCAGCAGACCCCGCGCTTCGGCGCCAGCGTCGAGCGGGACAGCCTCGAGCTCTGGGCGGCGGCGCTGCCGTCCCGGGTGGCCGGGCTCCTCGCCGTGGAGGCGGATCGACTCCGGGATCCGCTGGCCGGGATCACGGAGGCGCAGTTCGCGGCGGCGAAGGCCGAGCAGCTCGGCGCGGCCCAGCGGGCCCTCGAGGAGCCCGATGCGGAGTGGGCCCTGGAGCACGCCTTGGCGGGGACGCCGCCTGGCCGGCCCGCGCTCGGCACACCCGCCTCCCTCGCCGCGATCACCTTCGCCGACGTGCGCGCCTTCTGCGCCGATCACTTCAGGCCCGAGCGGCTCGTGCTCGCGGTCACCGGCCCGGGCGCCCCGCCCGCCTTCGCCGCGGAGGTCGCGCGGGCCTTCGGCGACCTCGCCACCGGCGCGCGCCGCGATCCCGCCGGACCCCCGAAGCCGCTCCGGAAGCCTCCGGACGGCTCCCCGGAGCTGGCGGTGCGGCGCGGGCTGGCCGAGGGCCCTCAGCTCTGGCTCACCTGGGCCCTGCCCGGGTTCGCCGGGCAGGACGACGTGGGGGTGGAGGTCGCGGCGGAGGTCGTCCGGCGGTGGCTCCCGGGCGCGGTGGGCTCGACCGGCCGGCTGAAGGAGATCCTCGTGCGCCACGAGGTCGCCGCGAACGTGCTGGCCGTCCGGCTCGACCTGGCGCGCAAGGAGGACGCCGGCCCGCTCGTGGCCCGCCTCCGCGCCCGGGACCCGAAGCTTCGGGCCCGCCCGGCGGAGGTCCGCCGCGTCCGGCGCGCGTCGTTCTGGTGGATGGAGGACCCGCGTCCTGGAGAGATCGTGCAGATGCTCCGGGTCACGGGCGAAGCCGACGCGCTCGGCACCTGGAGGCGCAGGCGCGTGGATCGGCTGCTCGAGGACCTCGGACCGTACCTCGAGCGGTGGCTCACGCCGGCGCGGATGGGCGCGCTGCTCGTCGAGCCGCTGCCGGGCGCGTCCATCCCCGAGCGGCCGGCCGAAGTCCCGATCGATGGCCCGCCCGTGGGACTCCTCCGGCTCCCGCCCGGCGGCACCTACGACGCCCGGAGCGTCGCGCCCGCTCCCGGGCTCGACACGGCGCACCGCTTCCGGCTCGCCAGCGGTCTCGAGGTGGTCGTCTACCGCCGGCCGGGGTTCCCCAAGGTCAGCGCGGCGCTGGCGGTGCGCGCGGGACCCTCGCCGCGCGGGCTGGCGGAGCTCGCCCTGGCCGCCGCCGCGCCGGACGCGAACTTCATCGGCGCGGGGTCGGGCTGCACCGCGCCGAGCCCGCGCCACCTTCCGCAGGGCGTGGTCTTCCACTCGCAGGGGCTCTCGAACGAGCTCGCCCTCGTCCTCGACGAGCTCGCCTGCGTCTCCGAGAAGCAGGCCACCCGCGCCTCCGACCTCTCCACCCACCGCAAGCAGTGGGCGGACGCCCTGGAATCGATCCCTACCGCCACGGCGGCCGCCGTGGAGTCCGTCGAGAGGCTGTTCCCCGGCAGCGCGGAGCAGGTGGTGCTCCGCAAGAAGACCCTGGCGGCCATCACGGCGAGCGACGCCGACGCCTGGCTCGCGACCGAGTTCCGGCCGGACCACGCCACCCTGGTGCTCGGCGGGGACCTGCCGGCGGACTCCGAGCTGGTGCCGCTCGTCCGCCGGAGGTTCGAGGCCTGGCAGGCGGGCGACGCTCCTCGCGGCCCGCTGCCTGCGGCGCGCTCCTCGCGCTTCCCGGAGCGGCGAGCGATCCTGCTCGTCCCGGCGAAGGACGCCACGCGGGCGCTGACGTTCGTCTGGACCCGGATGCCGCCCCCGGTCGCGTCCTCCGACGTCGTCGCGGCCGGGGCCGTCGAGCTCGATCTCCAGCTGCGCCTCGAGCGCGAGGCGGGGAGCGGGGTCGCGACGCCGCTCGTCTCGCCCCGAGGGTCGGCGGCGGGTGGAGCGCTGCAGCTCTCCTACTGGTCGGCGCCGGACGCCGCCGGCCGGGCGCTCTCGGCCGTGCTCGAGGGGCTGGCCGACGAAGCGGCGGCGCCGGTGATGCCGGAGCACGCCGAGTTCCTGCGCTGGAGCATCGCGGGCCACCAGCCGTTCCGGTTCTCCACCGTGCAGGACGTCGTGGACCGGCTGGTCGAGGCCGCGCTCGACGGCGCCGACCCCGACGTCTACGAGCGGCAGGCCGCCGCGGTGGCCTCGCTCGACCCCGAGCGGATCGAGCGGGCCGCCCGGTCGCTGGGGACGGGGCGCGAGGTGATCGCCGTGGTGGGGGACGAGGCGCGCGTGCGCCCCTCGCTCGAGAAGGCCGGTTACCAGGTGGAGGTGCTGCCCTCCCCAGGGCCCCGGTGACCGCCGTGCCCGACGACCTCTCGCGCCCCATGCGCCGCATCGTGCTGTACGCCGCCGTCGCGGTGGGGCTCGCCTTCGGCCTCGCCAAGGTGGCGGAGCACCAGCTCGCCCCCGCGAGCCCGTCCGCGCAGGCGACGCCCGACCCGCAGCCGGCAAAGCCGGTCCTCTCCGAGGCCGAGCAGGCCGAGGTCCGGCGCGGCTGGGAGCGGAGCAGCACCATCGCCCCGCGGTCCGAGCAGCGCGATCCCGCGACCGGGGAGGTGACGCTGCCGTTCCACGGCTTCGGCCTGTCGGTGGACTCGACCCCACCCGGCGCCCGGGTCCTCGTGGACGGGCGCGACCTCGGCGAGACGCCGCTCCTCGCCTCGGTGACCTGCGCGCCGGGGGCCCAGGTCGAGGTCCGCGTGGAGAAGCCGCCGCTCGCCGCCGCGCGCCGGACCACGACCTGCCGCAGCGACACGCTCGTGAAGCTCGCGGTCACCCTCGCGCGGTGAGCGGCCGCGGGCGCGCCCGCGCGGGCCGCGCCGCCCCGTTTCGCCACACCCTCGCGCGAGCGGGGCATCCCAAGTGCCCGAAACTCGGCGCGGGCGGCGGGCGTACCGTCGGGCACGCCGTTTGCTCAGCGTCACCGTCGTCCGCTGCCGCACCGACCCCACGAAACCAGGAGCTCCCGCCATGAAGACCGCTGCCGCCCTCGCCGCTTCCTTCCTCCTCTCCGCCCCCGCGCTCGCGCAGGTGCCGTCCGCCAGCGCCCTCCAGGACCAGGCCAACCAGGCCAAGGGCGCCGTCGCCGCCGAGTCCGCCGCCGTGAAGACCGCCACGGCGACCGAGGCCGCCAAGGCCCAGACCGCCGCCGGCGCCGAGGCCACCAAGGTGAAGACCGCGACGGCCACCGAGGTCTCGACGAAGACCGAGGCGGCCAAGGCCGCCGGCGAGCAGAAGGTCACCGCCGTGAAGGCGAAGGTGGCCGAGCAGTCCCAGCCCAAGACCGACGTCGCGGCGCAGAAGGCGGCGCTCAAGGCGAAGGCGCACGACAAGGCCTCGAAGGTGAAGGCCAAGGCGCACCAGAAGGCCGCCGCCGCGAAGGCCAAGGCGGCCGAGAAGGTGGACGCCGGCGCGCAGAAGGCCGACGCGGCCGCCGACCAGGCGGGCGCCAAGGTGGACGCCGTCCTGAAGTAGCGCCTCGGCCGCCCGGGTGAGGGGCCAGCCTCCTCACCCGGATCGGCGCGGCCGCCGGGGCCGCCGGCGCGGCGAGAGGTCCCCTCGCCCCCCGCCTGTGGCTGGCGCCCAGGACGCATGCCCGGCAAGTGAGCGGCCTCGTCGAGGTCGCGCGTGCGCTGGAAGGGACTGCTCGAGCTCGAGTACATCTTCCGCGTGCAGCAGCACTCCGAGCTCGTGCCCCGGCTCGCGGAGCTCGACCGGCAGTGCCGCATGCGGCGGGATCCCGCCGGGGAGCCCTAGCGAGCGGGCGAGGGCCGGGGCGCCCCCCCGCCCTCGGCGCGCGCCACCCACCCGGATGGGCTCGCCCCCGAGGGCGCGGCCCGCTATGTTTCGGTCACCGCATGCAAGAAGTCTCCGGCAACACCCTCGGACTCAAGCCCTCGCAGCTCCACGCCCTCCGCCGCACCTACCGCCGCCGCGTCCCGGCGGAGGACATCGTCTCGCCGGAGCTGGCCCGTCACCTCACCGAGATCTCCCGGGAGACCGGACGCCAGGTCGGCGTCCTGCTCGATCGCAAGGGGGACGTGCAGAGCGTCGTCGTCGGCGACGCCCGCAAGCTCGACCTCCCGGACATCG from Anaeromyxobacter paludicola harbors:
- the proB gene encoding glutamate 5-kinase, producing MQRSQLSKTKRLVVKVGTGTLTTPDGGFDRQNCARLGAELAHAARARPVVLVSSAAIAFGARELGLVRTKGKPWDMATKQACAAAGQPHLMRAWREALAPHGLQVAQVLLTADDLASRKRFLNARRTFSRLLELGVLPVVNENDTVAVEEIKVGDNDSLAGLVATCVEADLVVMLTDVDAMYDRDPREPGARALRDVPRITAEVERMAGGAGTERSTGGMITKVKAAKRLASQGTATALLSGRAPGALAALLAGEPVGTFFTPAVEQLSRRKGWLLSAAKGRGVLLVDDGARRALEQRGKSLLPSGVKAVAGHFRVGDPVDIAVRDGRPFARGLAGYGADEVRRIAGLKSGEIERALGYKYLDEVVHRNDLVLLEEEEAEARR
- a CDS encoding substrate-binding domain-containing protein translates to MEALTPCPIPRPFGGAGPRPRVALVRGVSEGSFLERYRRGAEEMADDLGIELVTWDARGDPGALPDLVRAAARGGAQALVVDHGQGERLRSAVEEVLAQGVRVVAFDTAIDHPEVPEVEQDDFLIGHVICTRLAQDTAGRAAVIHVTADGFAPLARRERAWEAHRWRHPGLREVARIEANAANAAADAEARVGQALRAHPETTAILALWDEFAEGAVRAVERAGLRGKVRVYSVDVADRDIRRMREPGSPWVATAATDARAIGRLAVRAAAALLAGAPVERHLLLEPRLVTRELLVEQGITGMEALVQALPSLGESRLVWPAWMEALLISRGRILPASRLSPDQLVGQLRRALGSLEARNRELQATAGDLQRARDELQRHAQERSSRLVHAEAKLAQSSRYLEKIVDAVADPVFVKDRQHRLVLVNDALSRLLGRDRADILGRTDYDFLPKAEVDVFWEKDELVFTTGEENVNEEQLTSADGETHVIVTKKTLYADERGDIFIVGIIRDVTEARRLEERLRQSQKMETVGLLAGGVAHDFNNLLTPILGYAPLLLEAMPAEHPDREMVTAIQDAAGRAKDLTRRLLTFSRKQVIEPRVLDLRELVRGAERMLRRTIRESVQIEVALPDQLGKVRADPGQLEQVLLNLAINAQDAMPEGGRLQIEARDVGPGDALAGADQPPGEGAWVLLRVSDTGAGMDPRTLEHVFEPFFTTKELGRGTGLGLSTVYGIVEQHGGSITVQSARGEGTVFRVHLPRVAEEPVPAAPPACARAAGRGTEVVLVVEDDPIVRSLVSRLLRGFGYQVRTAEGGEECLARMGDGATPVDLLLTDVVMPRMNGRELYERLRERRPGLKVLFMSGYASDVIGRHGVEDDGDAVGFLQKPFTAADLAARVRQAIDGG
- a CDS encoding M16 family metallopeptidase, with the translated sequence MHTWRRALAAASIAISTWAGVAAAAAQPPLPPVPYGGHFAPFPTGLRALAYQFKGLGVSSFTASYVGGSADDPPGKEGLAALAVRLVERGAGGARTYQQRMFQQTPRFGASVERDSLELWAAALPSRVAGLLAVEADRLRDPLAGITEAQFAAAKAEQLGAAQRALEEPDAEWALEHALAGTPPGRPALGTPASLAAITFADVRAFCADHFRPERLVLAVTGPGAPPAFAAEVARAFGDLATGARRDPAGPPKPLRKPPDGSPELAVRRGLAEGPQLWLTWALPGFAGQDDVGVEVAAEVVRRWLPGAVGSTGRLKEILVRHEVAANVLAVRLDLARKEDAGPLVARLRARDPKLRARPAEVRRVRRASFWWMEDPRPGEIVQMLRVTGEADALGTWRRRRVDRLLEDLGPYLERWLTPARMGALLVEPLPGASIPERPAEVPIDGPPVGLLRLPPGGTYDARSVAPAPGLDTAHRFRLASGLEVVVYRRPGFPKVSAALAVRAGPSPRGLAELALAAAAPDANFIGAGSGCTAPSPRHLPQGVVFHSQGLSNELALVLDELACVSEKQATRASDLSTHRKQWADALESIPTATAAAVESVERLFPGSAEQVVLRKKTLAAITASDADAWLATEFRPDHATLVLGGDLPADSELVPLVRRRFEAWQAGDAPRGPLPAARSSRFPERRAILLVPAKDATRALTFVWTRMPPPVASSDVVAAGAVELDLQLRLEREAGSGVATPLVSPRGSAAGGALQLSYWSAPDAAGRALSAVLEGLADEAAAPVMPEHAEFLRWSIAGHQPFRFSTVQDVVDRLVEAALDGADPDVYERQAAAVASLDPERIERAARSLGTGREVIAVVGDEARVRPSLEKAGYQVEVLPSPGPR
- a CDS encoding PEGA domain-containing protein → MTAVPDDLSRPMRRIVLYAAVAVGLAFGLAKVAEHQLAPASPSAQATPDPQPAKPVLSEAEQAEVRRGWERSSTIAPRSEQRDPATGEVTLPFHGFGLSVDSTPPGARVLVDGRDLGETPLLASVTCAPGAQVEVRVEKPPLAAARRTTTCRSDTLVKLAVTLAR